The DNA window GGGCGGCCCGGCCCGCCGGGGCGCCGGCCCCGGCGGCGCGCCCTGGAGGAAGGGACCCTGGACGACGCTCGCGAGCAGGCGCTTCTGGAGCGCGCCCGGGCGGGGGGCGTGGCCGCCTTCGAGGAGCTGATCCGGCCCGAGTTGGGCCGGGCCTACGCCACGGCCGCGCGCCTGGCGGGAAGGCAGGAGGCCGAGGACCTGGTCCAGGAGGCCGCCCTGCGCGCCTTCCGCTCGCTGGGCGGCTTCCGCGGCGGCTGCCGCTTCGGCACCTGGCTCTACCGCATCGTCGTCCACCTCTGTGCCGACCACGCGCGGCGGCAGGGACGGCGGGCGGGGCTCGTGGAACCGCTGGAGGCGGAGACCGCGGAGCCCCGGCCGCGCGGCACGGCCGGCGACCCCGAGGCGGAGCTGCTGGCGGCCGAGCGCCACCGCCTGGTGGAGGCGGCGCTGGCCTCGCTGCCGCCCGGCTACCGGCTGGTGGTCCTCCTGCGTGACGTGGAGGGCCTCTCTTACGAGGAAGTGGCGGAGCTGGCCGGCCTGCCGCTCGGCACGGTCAAGTCGCGCGTCTTCCGCGCCCGGCGCCTGCTGCGCCAGCGGCTGGCCGGCGCGGGCCTCCTGCCCTCCGTCCCGCGCGGAAGGGGGGTGGCGGAATGAACTGCGCGCAGTCGCGGGCGCTCTTGCCCTACCTGATCGACGGGGAGCTGCCCGAGCCGGAGCGGCTCGACCTGCGCGCGCACCTGACCGCCTGCCCCGCCTGCCGTCGCGAGGTGGAGGAGCTGGAGGCGGTGGGACGGCTGCTGGCCGAGCTGCCGCCTCCGGAGCCGCCACCCGGCCTGGAGGAGCGCCTCCACCTGCGCCTGGCCGCGGCGGCGGCCGGCGGCGGGCCCGGCCCGGAGGCGGGAGCCGTGCGGGACCTTCGGCCCGCGCGGCGTCCGCTGCTCCTCCTGGCCGGAGCCGCCGCCCTGGCCCTGGCCCTGGCGCTGGCCCTCCACCCCGGGCGCGCTGTCCATGCGCCCGTCGCCTCCCGGGCGTCGACCGCCTCCACCGCGCCGACGGCCGGCGGCGTCGCGGCGCCCGGTTCCGCCGCGGGATCCGGCTCCGCTTCGCAGGCGCCGGCAGCGGCGGCCGCGGCGCTCTTCGACCTGCGCGCGGCCGACCCCGCGGAGGCGGCGCGGGAGGCGGAGGCGCGCCTGGCCGG is part of the Bacillota bacterium genome and encodes:
- a CDS encoding sigma-70 family RNA polymerase sigma factor, which produces MAAFEELIRPELGRAYATAARLAGRQEAEDLVQEAALRAFRSLGGFRGGCRFGTWLYRIVVHLCADHARRQGRRAGLVEPLEAETAEPRPRGTAGDPEAELLAAERHRLVEAALASLPPGYRLVVLLRDVEGLSYEEVAELAGLPLGTVKSRVFRARRLLRQRLAGAGLLPSVPRGRGVAE
- a CDS encoding zf-HC2 domain-containing protein, with product MNCAQSRALLPYLIDGELPEPERLDLRAHLTACPACRREVEELEAVGRLLAELPPPEPPPGLEERLHLRLAAAAAGGGPGPEAGAVRDLRPARRPLLLLAGAAALALALALALHPGRAVHAPVASRASTASTAPTAGGVAAPGSAAGSGSASQAPAAAAAALFDLRAADPAEAAREAEARLAGLGPVARAEVLPGSQALSVRVEYARPVRAEAVRDALGPLGAVAAGTAEAAAGRAASGERAAPQLFALPSPTAAPADVLSVVVRVQAASSGAEGAP